The sequence TCTCGATGAATTGTGCAAGGAATTCAACATCAAGATTGCGATTCACAACCACGGTCCGAAGGCTAGCTACGACAAAGTCGCGGACACGCTGAAGGCGGTGGAAGGGCATTCGCCGTTGATTGGCGCGTGCGTGGATACGGGGCACGCGATCCGCTCGGGCGAGAAGCCGCACGAGGTCATCAAGGCGTTGGGCGCGCGCGTGCACTCGCTCCATCTGAAAGACTGGAAGCTAGGCGGCAAAGAACAAATTATCGGCAAAGGCGACCTCGATTTGGCGGCCGTGGTGAAGGAACTCAAGGCCATCAACTTTGCCGGTCCGATTTCGATGGAGTACGAAGAGAGCGAAGACAACCCCGTGCCCGACATGAAAGTCGGACTTGCCAACTGGAATAAGGCGGCATCGGTGTAGAAGTCTAGGTGTGCGCGTGTGTAGATAGCGATCCGGCGTAGACTTCAAGCGGTTCTTGAACGATGTATTTGGGCAGGTGTTCCCATCGCGGGAGACCTGCCCAAAACTTTTTTTAAAATAAGTGTTGACATCGGGGGGTCCATATGGTACATTACCGGTCCCTCGTGACCACGGCGGTGGTGCGGTGGTCAAAGAACCTACCACATAGGACTTTACGGGCTAGTACCGTGTGTGTGGAGAAGGTGGTTGACAAACGCCTCTCCGGGTGGTAAGATACGGGGCTGGAAAGGGTGCGCAGCAGCGACTCCCCGGTACAGCAAAGGGTGGCAACCTGAGGCCCAGGGTTAGCTGGCGAAGGGACGCTTCGCGTCTTTCGCAGCAAGCCATGAGCTAGGGGCATTTTTTGTGCCTCGGCAGGCCTCGACGCCAAGAGCTCTTTGAAAGTTGAATACGATGCATGTCGAAAAGACATGGCCATGTGCAAAACAATGGATGCCAATAGGTTAACGCCTTGGCATCCGCCCAAATTGGCGGTTGTCGAAAGACAACTTGCCACACAATTCTGAATTCCGAAAGGGAATCAGACTCACTCAATGCAGAACAGCTTCGGCTGGACTGTTAGAGTTTTATCGGAGAGTTTGATCCTGGCTCAGAACGAACGCTGGCGGCAGGCTTCATACATGCAAGTCGAACGGTAAGGTTCCCCGCAAGGGGAGCCCTAGAGTGGCGAACGGGTGAGTAACACGTGGATAATCTGCCCTTCAGTGGGGGATAACGGCTGGAAACGGCCGCTAATACCGCATTCGGTTGTCGGGTCCTTGGGCCTGGCAAAGAAAGGAGCCTTTAAAGCTTCGCTGAGGGATGAGTCCGCGCCCCATTAGCTAGTTGGCGGGATAATAGCCCACCAAGGCAACGATGGGTAGCCGAGCTGAGAGGTTGATCGGCCACACTGGGACTGAGACACGGCCCAGACACCTACGGGTGGCAGCAGTAGGGAATCTTGGACAATGGGCGAAAGCCTGATCCAGCCATGCCGCGTGGATGATGAAGGCCTTCGGGTCGTAAAGTCCTTTTCTAAGGGAAGAACTGCAGAGGGAGGAAATGTCCTTTGCTTGACGGTACCTTAGGAATAAGCAACGGCTAACTCCGTGCCAGCAGCCGCGGTAATACGGAGGTTGCAAGCGTTGTTCGGAATAACTGGGCGTAAAGGGAGCGCAGGCGGTTCGGTTAGTCTGAAGTGAAATCCCAGAGCTCAACTCTGGACCTGCTTCGGATACTGCCGAGCTTGAGTACGTGAGAGGAGAGTGGAATTCCAGGTGTAGCGGTGAAATGCGTAGATATCTGGAGGAACACCAGTGGCGAAAGCGGCTCTCTGGCACGTTACTGACGCTGAGGCTCGAAAGCGTGGGGAGCAAACGGGATTAGATACCCCGGTAGTCCACGCCGTAAACGTTGTGCGCTAGGTGTAGGAGGTATCGACCCCTTCTGTGCCGCAGCTAACGCATTAAGCGCACCGCCTGGGGAGTACGCCCGCAAGGGTGAAACTCAAAGGAATTGACGGGGGCCCGCACAAGCGGTGGAGCATGTGGTTTAATTCGAGGCAACGCGAAGAACCTTACCCAGGCTTGACATCCCAAGACCGCCCATGAAAGTGGGTTTTCCCTTCGGGGACTTGGAGACAGGTGTTGCATGGCTGTCGTCAGCTCGTGTCGTGAGATGTTGGGTTAAGTCCCGCAACGAGCGCAACCCTTGTCCTCAGTTACCAGCGGTTTGGCCGGGAACTCTGAGGAGACTGCCGATGATAAGTCGGAGGAAGGTGGGGACGACGTCAAGTCATCACGGCCCTTACGCCTGGGGCTACACACGTGCTACAATGGCTGGTACAATGGGCTGCAATACCGCGAGGTGGAGCTAATCCCAAAAAGCCGGCCTCAGTTCGGATTGGAGTCTGCAACTCGACTCCATGAAGTCGGAATCGCTAGTAATCGCGCATCAGCTACGGCGCGGTGAATACGTTCCCGGGCCTTGTACACACCGCCCGTCACATGACCCGAGTTGGGTGCACCCGAAGTCGCTGGCTCAACCCGCAAGGGAGAGAGGCGCCGAAGGTGTGCTTGGTGAGGGGGATGAAGTCGTAACAAGGTAGCCGTATCGGAAGGTGCGGCTGGATCACCTCCTTTCTAAGGAGTAGAACAGCGCACGCTCTACGGAGTGCTGCGCAGGTCGAACACAGGTTAGTGTCGTAAGGCATGCATCGTATTCAGCGTTCAGGGAGTTTCTTGGCGCCTGAAGCGCTTTCGGGCGTGGGCCCGTAGCTCAGATGGTTAGAGCGCACGCCTGATAAGCGTGAGGTCGGTAGTTCGATTCTACTCGGGCCCACCATATGTGAACAGTTGAACGCGCGCACACGCCGGATTCCGGCGGCCGTGCCTGCCGCTGGGGATGTAGCTCAGTTGGGAGAGCGCCGGCTTTGCAAGCCGGAGGTCGTCGGTTCGATCCCGATCATCTCCACCATTGTGTGGAGGGCCGGTTCGGCGGCGTGAAGGTGCGTTATAGGTTTTGCGCAAGTCGCTATGTGCGTCCTGCGTGATGTTCTTTGACAGTTGAATGCAAGGGTAGCCAGCAATGACTACCGAACGAGTGCCTTTAGAATGCTATTTTGCTGTATGCCTGGCGCAAGCCGCAAGGTTTGCGTCGCGTTACAGTTCGAGTTTTGGTCAAGCTACTAAGGGCGTGTGGTGGATGCCTTGGCACCGAGAGGCGAAGAAGGACGTAGTTACCTGCGATAAGCCACGAGTAACTGGAAGCAAGTTTATCCGTGGATCTCCGAATGGGGCAACCCCGCCCGGCAAACCCGGGCGATCGCCGACTGAATACATAGGTCGGCGAGGCCAACCGAGGGAACTGAAACATCTAAGTACCTCGAGGAAAAGAAAGCAATGCGCGACTCCGTGAGTAGTGGCGAGCGAAAGCGGAAGAGCCCAAACCGTGCGTACGTGATAGGCCGTATCCGTTGTGCGCATGGGGTTGCGGGACGTGTCTTCGGGAAAATACGGAGTCCCGGAGAGGTTACAAATCAGGATTTTAGCCGAACACCGCTGGATAAGCGGGGCCATAGACGGTGATAGCCCGGTACGCGAAAAGATCCTGACCTCTTTGACATGTTCCCAAGTAGCGCGGGACACGTGGAACCCCGTGTGAATCTGGGAGGCCCATCTCCCAAGGCTAAGTACTACTCGGTGACCGATAGTGAACCAGTACCGTGAGGGAAAGGTGAAAAGCACCCCGAAGGGGGAGTGAAATAGAACCTGAAACCACATGCTTACAATCAGTGGGAGGACGATGGCTTCGGCCCGTCTGACCGCGTGCCTTTTGCATAATGAGCCGGCGAGTTAATTTGTGTAGCGGGCGAAGGGCTTATGGTCCACAGCCGCAGCGAAAGCGAGTCTGAATAGGGCGTATGTTGCACAGATTAGACCCGAAACCGGGTGATCTATCCATGACCAGGGTAAAGTTCTCGTAAAAGGGAATGGAGGCCCGAACCAGTGGCAGTTGAAAATGCTTTGGATGAGTTGTGGATAGGGGTGAAAGGCCAATCAAACTCGGAAATAGCTGGTTCTCCCCGAAATATATTTAGGTATAGCGTCGCACGGTAGCCAACGGGGGTAGAGCACTGGATGGGCTAGGGGTCCTACCAGATTACTGAACCCAACCAAACTCCGAATACCGTTGGTGGAACTGCGGCAGTCAGACTGCGGGGGATAAGCTCCGTGGTCAAAAGGGAATCAGCCCAGACCGTCAGCTAAGGTCCCAAATTCAAGCTCAGTGGGAAACGATGTGTAATTGCACAGACAACCAGGATGTTGGCTTAGAAGCAGCCATTCATTTAAAGAGTGCGTAACAGCTCACTGGTCGAGTGGTTGTGCGCGGAAGATGTAACGGGGCTAAGCTTGAAACCGAAGCTACGGATGGTCCGCCTTGAGCGGACCGTGGTAGGGGAGCGTTCCATGCAGGGTTGAAGCGTGACCGTAAGGACGCGTGGACCGCATGGAAGTGATCATGCCGGCATTAGTAACGACAAGACAGGTGAGAAACCTGTCCGCCGAAAACCCAAGGGTTCCCGGGCCAGGGTAATCCTCCCGGGGTTAGTCGGATCCTAAGCCGAGGCCGAAAGGCGTAGGCGATGGAAAACAGGCACAAAGATTCCTGTACCACCGCGTCACCGTCTGAGCGACGGGGCGACGCAGAAAGATAGGGCGCCCGCCTATTGGACGGCGGGCTAAGCGTGCGGGAGGCAGCCCAGGCAAATCCGGGCTGCACTACTCCGAGGCGTTATGGGACGTGGATCCTTCGGGTGAAGCGGATCGTCCGATTCTATGCTGCCAAGAAAAACCTCTAGCGAGGTGGCCGGTGTCCGTACCGTAAACCGACACAGGTGGGTGAGAAGAGTATTCTAAGGCGCTCGGGAGAACCATCCTTAAGGAACTCGACCAATTGGCCCCGTATCTTCGGAAGAAGGGGTGCTCTGGGCGGTGAAGGGTTTACCCCGTAAGCTGCTTGGAGTTGCAACAAAGAGGCTCAGGCGACTGTTTAACAAAAACATAGGTCTCTGCTAAGTCGTAAGACGACGTATAGGGACTGACGCCTGCCCAATGCCGGAAGGTTAACGGGAGGAGTTAGCATAATTTATTATGCGAAGCTCCGAACCGAAGCCCTGGTTAATGGCGGCCGTAACTATAACGGTCCTAAGGTAGCGAAATTCCTTGTCGGGTAAGTTCCGACCTGCACGAATGGCGTAACGATCTGAGCGTTGTCTCAAGGGTGGTCCCGGTGAAGTTGTATTACCTGTGAAGATGCAGGTTACCCGCGACAGGACGGAAAGACCCCGTGCACCTTTACTACAGCTTGATATTGACTTTTGTTTTGGTCTGTATAGGATAGGTGGGAGACATTGATGCCAGGGCGCTAGCTTTGGCGGAGTCAACCTTGGAATACCACCCTGATTAAAATAGAAGTCTAACCCTGATCCCGTGAAGCCGGGCAGGGAACAGTGTCTGGTGGGTAGTTTGACTGGGGCGGTCGCCTCACAAAGAGTAACTGAGGCGCCCAAAGGTTCCCTCAGCATGTTTGGAAATCATGCTTCGAGTGCAAAGGCAAAAGGGAGCTTAACTGCGAGACCTACAAGTCGAGCAGATACGAAAGTAGGGCTTAGTGATCCAGCGGTTCCGTATGGAAGGGCCGTTGCTCAACGGATAAAAGGTACGCCGGGGATAACAGGCTAATCTCCCCCAAGAGTTCACATCGACGGGGAGGTTTGGCACCTCGATGTCGGCTCGTCACATCCTGGGGCTGAAGCAGGTCCCAAGGGTTCGTCTGTTCGCCGATTAATGTGGCACGCGAGCTGGGTTCAGAACGTCGTGAGACAGTTCGGTCCCTATCCGTCGTGGGCGTAGGAGATTTGAGGGGAGTTGCCTCTAGTACGAGAGGACCGAGGTGAACGAACCTATGGTGTTCCGGTTGTCACGCCAGTGGCACAGCCGGGTAGCTATGTTCGGAAGGGATAAGCGCTGAAGGCATCTAAGCACGAAGCCCCCCCCAAGATAAGATCTCCCTGGGCCGTAAGGCCCCTAAAGGGTCCTGGAAGACTACCAGGTGATAGGCTGGAGGTGTAAGCGTAGCAATACGTTCAGCTTACCAGTACTAATTGCCCGTGAGGCTTGACCTTTAACTATTGTCTTTCGCGCCGGCGTTTCGCAAAAGGCGCTCCGAGCGTGAAAGACGCTATCATTAATGAAGACACTCGTCGCGTAGCGCATACTGCGCACCCTTGCGTTCTCTGTCACTGATTTTCAGTGTGTCCGGCTCTGCCGGACCACTAAAGTTTGCCGGTGACTCTCGCGGTGGGGCCACACCCGTTCCCATTCCGAACACGGAAGTTAAGCCCACCAGCGCCCATGGTACTGCCCGGGCAACTGGGTGGGAGAGTAGGTCGTTGCCGGCTCATTTACTAAGAGGCCCTTCAGGCGTCAAACCCTGAAGGGCCTCTTGCTTTATGGCTGAACCTCCCCGCGTTCGAAGCGCCATCTGGCGCACAGGTAGGCCCGTCGCCTCGATATTTTCTTGATCCATTCGTTTCCAAGAGCGCATCTATAGATGTTCGGGGGAGAACGGAAGATGCGTTTACGACGTGGTTTCACCCTTATCGAACTCCTGGTTGTCATCGCCATTCTGACCATTCTGGCCGCACTTCTTCTCAGCGCCCTGGCGCGGGCCAGGGAGGCGGGAAGGCGCGCCATCTGCGTCAACAACCTCAGGCAGATGGGTCTAGCCTTGAAGATGTATGCAGGGGAAGCGCCCGGAGGCAAGTATCCACCCAACACCTATTGCTACGGGGACGACACGGGTCCGAACTCTTCTCCAGATTTCGATTTCTTTTTCCAGGGGAACACCATGTATCCCGAGTATATTAATGAGGCAGATATCTTGTTCTGTCCATCCAACGCGAATTTCGCTTACGACACGACGGCCGGGGTATTTAACTGCAAGAACGATCGGACGTCCATCTGCCCGTGCCGTTTTGGCCGCCGCTCGTATATTTACCTCGGCTGGGTATCCACCTCCGAAATGCTTGTACCTCCCGCAACAGACCCAAACTCCCCCTACTTGGGATTTGCCGACTTCAAGCCGTCCGTCATGGACCTGTTTAATAATCTCCTCATGTCATTGCCCGTTCCCACGGTTGAAGCCCATAGCGCATCCGTAGACCGGGACATTCCGTACAGCGAATACAACGCGAGCGACCCGTACGTCTTGTACCGCACCAGAGAAGGAATCGAGCGATTCTTCGTGACCGACATCAATGATCCCGCAGCCTCCGCCATGGCGCAGACCACAATTGCTGTCATGTTCGACGAAATCGGGACCCATGCGCCGAGCCACGCCCATTTCTTCAATCACGTCCCCGGCGGCGCGAATGTCCTGTTTATGGATGGACATGTCGAATACATCACGTACCCCGGGAAGTGGCCCGTGACTTCAGCGACCTGCCTTTTCATGGGCTTCTTCAATCCGCTGTGGGAACGCTTTGCTCAATCCGGTCACCCTTATCCGTAGCTCCGACAGAGCATCTAGAATCTAAGGCTTGGTTCCCATTTTCCAGAGCACAAACGATCCCTGGCATCGACACGAGCGACTGCCTCAGGCAACGCCCTGCTAGATATTTTTACAATCTACCTTGCAATACTATCTAGCTTGTGTTAGAATCTAGTAGTTGGAGTTACCACCATGAACGCAGAATTCAGCGTAGACAACTGGGCCACACAACTCCGTAAGGGGTTGCTGGAGCTGTGCATACTCAACATCGTCGCCCAGGAAGAGGTCTACGGATACGATTTGGTAAAGCGGCTGACGGAACTGCCGGGTCTTGGAATTGCGGAAGGGTCCATCTATCCCCTTTTGTCCCGCATGCGCAAAGTGGGACTTCTCACTGCGCGGCTGGAGGAGTCTCCTTCGGGTCCCGCGCGCAAGTACTACGCGCTGACGCCGGAGGGCCGGCTGTGTTGGGAGCGGATGAATGGACACTGGGACAACTTAGCACGGGGGATACAAGGACTACGGAACGGAGGCGGTAAATCATGAAAACTTGGACAGAAGATGCCACCGCGCACATGGAGCGCTACCTTCGCCAGGTTCGAGTGTTGCTGGAAGGCGGCGGAGCAGACGCCCACGAAGTCGTGGAAGACCTTAGAAACCATATTTTGCAGCAAGGGGAAGTGTCGGCGCAGATAGCCATCGCCACCGACGAGGCCAAACGTATTCTCGCGCAAGTCGGCGCACCTGACGAAGTTGCCCAGTTGTGGACGCAGATGGGCGTGGGTTCAGAAGGCGAAGGATGGTCCGAGGCGAACTCAAGCCGGCCATCGGGGCAGCCTGGCAGTCGCAAGCGGTGGGTCATACTTGGGGTGGTTGCTGTTGGCCTGCTTGTTTTGTTTCCTTTAACGCTGATTCTCCTGTGGTTCGGCGTCCGCGTCGCTTCGTACCGTCCTCCTGAAACGCAGGTTGCCCAGGATGGCTATTCCGAAGCGCTGTATGAACTACCGTCGGGGTGGTTTCAGGCAGGATCGAATCGAGACGGGTATGAAACGGGAACCGCGCGGGGTGTCGCGGGAATTCCGGGAGACGCTTATTTCATGCGGTCGAAAGTCGCCAATCCGCCGGGTTTTTCGACCGTCATGCGCGAAATGCCCGCAGACGCGTATCGTGGTAAGTGGATTACCCTGGATGGCACCATCAAGACAGAGATGAACCCTGGCAAAGCTCAGATGTGGCTTCGGATTGACGGGCCGAGCAACACGACACTTGGCTTTGACAATATGAACAACCGTCCGATCGATGGGAGGACGGACGCGTCTCCCTATGCGATTTCGTTGCAGGTGCCCCAGGAAGCGGTTCGAGTCGCTTACGGAGTGCTTGCGACTGGTGCGGGAACAACGTGGTTTGGCCCGCTTGCATTGACCGCGACGGACGGAGAACAGGCGGCAACTCGGCGGCGCATGGAGGATCATGCCGCAGAGCAGGTGGGCATACTGCCCTCAGGCTGGATCCAAGTAGGCTCGAACATCCCCGGATATGAAAGCGGGACGGCCCGAGCCGTCGACGGGATTTCAGGCGATGCCATCTTCATGCGGTCGAAGGTTGCCAATCCGGAGGGATTCTCAACCGTGATGAAGGAGATTCCAGCCGGTGCGCTCCGTGGTAAGCGCGTGACTTTGACCGGCAGCATCAAGACAGCAATGAATCCCGGCAAGGCACAGATGTGGATGCGAATCGACGGCGCAGATAACGCAGTCCTGGGTTTTGACAACATGGATGATCGGCCTATCGTCGGCACAAAGGCGGCGGCACTGTGTACAATATCGCTGGATGTACCGCAGGAAGCGGTCAGAATTTCGTACGGTGTCCTGGCGAGTGGGTCGGGGACGACGTGGTTCAGTCCGTTGGAGCTTGCAGCAGGGGCGGCGTCCCAAAGTGAGCCTGCGTCCGGGACGCCTTCGGGCCTATCTCGTGACGCGCACTGGAGCAATCGAGCGTCGGCGAAATTTGCTCGGGTTCAAGACGTTGAGGCTAAGCCATGAGGAATTCTAGCGAGTTCACTCGGCTTGCGAAGAGCCGCCTTGTCCATGGCTGCGGGTCCCGCAAGCACAATGGCTATGACATAGGTCTGTGTGTACGCGAGAAATCCGGACTGTGAGGGACTGTCAGTGAGGAGCATTTCCTTTTCGCGGCGGCGTTTCCTGGGCGTAACGGCAGGCGGATGCATTTCATTGGCGTTGGGGAAGCGCGCAGACGCGTCGCGCGTTCCCAACGTTATCTTTGCCTTCAGCGACGAGCACCGGTGGCAGTCCATGCCATTCACGGAAATGCCGGAAGTCCGTGCGCCGAACATGGAGCGCATCGCCCGCGAAGGCACGGAGTTTACGCACTGCATCAGCAATTACCCCGTGTGCACGCCCTATCGAGCCATGTTATTGACGGGACGATGGCCGTACCGAACAGGAATGATCGACAACAACCTGCAGCTCCGCCCCGAAGAAGAGACGATTGCGAAGGCGTTCAAGGCCGCGGGTTATCGGACCGGCTACATTGGAAAGTGGCATTTGGGTGGGCTCCGCGCGGAGCCATTTGGATTTGACACGTCATTGATTTGGACGGGCAGCAAAGGCCATAGCCAAAGCAAGTGCCACGTCGCCGACGGTCCACCGGTTGAGATGAAGGGATATGCGCCGCCCCTGATGACGGACCAAGCTCTCACGTTCATGGACCAGGAGCGCGACAAGCCCTTCTTCTTGATGCTTTCGTGGATTCCACCGCATTCACCGTTCCGCGATGTGCCGGATGAATTCAAGGCGATGTATCCCAAGGGATCGTTGCCGCGCCGGCCGAATGTGCCTGAGGCCATCGCCAAGGAAGGTGTGGAAGGTCCTATCTGGGGCAATAACGGCTGGGAAGATTTCCAGGGTTATAACGCGCATATCACGGCGATTGACCGCGAGTTGGGACGTCTGTTGGAGGCGCTGGAAAAGAAGGGCCTTGCGGACAACACGATATTGGTCTACTCATCCGATCACGGGAGCATGTTCGGGTCGCACGGTGTGGGGAGCAAGCGGCAACCCTACGAGGAATCCATACGCGTGCCGTTTCTCGTTCGCGCACCGGGCCGTGTCCCGGCGGGGAAGAAAGTAGATGCGCTGTTCGGGGCCATCGACATCATGCCCACGCTGTGTGGCATGGCAGGAGTAGACGCACCGACCGGACTGGATGGGCAGGATTTCTCTCCGTGGATGCGTGGCGAATCCGGCCCCGACCCCGAATCGGCGTTTATCATGCACATTTCGAAGAAGAACGCCTCGGGCGGCGACGAACACCCCGCGCCGTTGTTCCGTGGACTCCGTACCAAGCAGCACACCTTCGCGGTGCTCGGGGAAGGCGGCGGGCTGTTGTTCGACAACACGGCAGATCCCTATCAGATGAAGAATCTCTTTGGCGATCCTGCACATGAACCGAAACGCGAGCAGTTGAAGGGTATGCTACGCGACTGGTTGGCACGGGCTGTCGACCCCTACGAGCTCTGACCCCGATTTCACACAGCGCAGCCTAGCCGAAACCAAATTGTCTCAACCACCGATGAACACCGATGCACGCCGAAAAGAGTTCAATCCGGCGCGTGCCGTTTCAAACCACGGGGAACACTGGGAGCACGGGGAAATTCGTGAAGCTTACACAGACCCTATCGGATGGTAGTACGAAAAGAAGGACAAATCGAACGCGAATGATATCCGACCTGGGCGAGCACCAGAGCCACAGAGAATTGCGCCTGATTCCCTGCCTTAATAAAGCGGAAGAGCGCCAAACTGGAAGACAACTTCTGCGAAAAGAAACACAGAAAGTGCCCGGTTGTAGTAGGAACACACTTGAACCTCTCTCGTAACCCGTGTGATTGCGAGACTTGCGGCGAAAAACAAAGCGGTCCTCCAAGAACAAG comes from Candidatus Hydrogenedentota bacterium and encodes:
- a CDS encoding sulfatase, coding for MRSISFSRRRFLGVTAGGCISLALGKRADASRVPNVIFAFSDEHRWQSMPFTEMPEVRAPNMERIAREGTEFTHCISNYPVCTPYRAMLLTGRWPYRTGMIDNNLQLRPEEETIAKAFKAAGYRTGYIGKWHLGGLRAEPFGFDTSLIWTGSKGHSQSKCHVADGPPVEMKGYAPPLMTDQALTFMDQERDKPFFLMLSWIPPHSPFRDVPDEFKAMYPKGSLPRRPNVPEAIAKEGVEGPIWGNNGWEDFQGYNAHITAIDRELGRLLEALEKKGLADNTILVYSSDHGSMFGSHGVGSKRQPYEESIRVPFLVRAPGRVPAGKKVDALFGAIDIMPTLCGMAGVDAPTGLDGQDFSPWMRGESGPDPESAFIMHISKKNASGGDEHPAPLFRGLRTKQHTFAVLGEGGGLLFDNTADPYQMKNLFGDPAHEPKREQLKGMLRDWLARAVDPYEL
- a CDS encoding PadR family transcriptional regulator, yielding MNAEFSVDNWATQLRKGLLELCILNIVAQEEVYGYDLVKRLTELPGLGIAEGSIYPLLSRMRKVGLLTARLEESPSGPARKYYALTPEGRLCWERMNGHWDNLARGIQGLRNGGGKS
- a CDS encoding sugar phosphate isomerase/epimerase, whose product is MISRRNFLAGSLAAVPAVGLLSRIAGAQAGGFRIGCQSYSFRKFPYEVAIAKLKELGLTEMEFCAVHFKPDAGDPAFAKVKETIAASGIKVSAYGVEGFSKDAAANRKKFEFAKALGIEILSADPSPDSFDNLDELCKEFNIKIAIHNHGPKASYDKVADTLKAVEGHSPLIGACVDTGHAIRSGEKPHEVIKALGARVHSLHLKDWKLGGKEQIIGKGDLDLAAVVKELKAINFAGPISMEYEESEDNPVPDMKVGLANWNKAASV